The following are from one region of the Lepeophtheirus salmonis chromosome 8, UVic_Lsal_1.4, whole genome shotgun sequence genome:
- the LOC121122839 gene encoding uncharacterized protein: protein MDQDGHRIFDEDTIRYLKDILKCNNCLETPKRGPIFQCSSGHLLCSSCSDECSQCNDTSNKCRSVLAERILDEIPAPCDNSGCETILYRGDLEKHLLEDCIYRKLPCIIPTCDNMVPIRDIVKHVDREHVKSDTFTANGSSLGHYLHVDTSFFEKESWWKPTLLEICDEQDKSCQHFSFQCHRTESGQWKLWVYCVGSLIKSRLFQYQIILSLGSEEVLYRDQTVYLGHTLENIIHYGYGLSLSDEGAKRFWDPNEMKIRFRVAVFRKTEKTESSS from the exons ATGGATCAGGATGGACATCGAATCTTCGATGAAGACACCATCAGATATCTTAaggatatattaaaatgtaataattgctTGGAAACACCTAAGCGGGGACCCATATTCCAATGTTCCTCAGGTCATTTACTATGCTCAAGTTGCTCAGATGAGTGTTCACAGTGTAATGATACTTCCAATAAATGCCGGTCAGTGCTCGCTGAGAGGATATTAGATGAAATTCCTGCCCCTTGCGATAACTCTGGTTGTGAAACTATTTTATATAGAGGGGACTTGGAGAAACATCTACTGGAGGATTGCATTTATCGTAAATTACCTTGCATAATCCCAACATGTGATAATATGGTACCCATACGAGACATTGTGAAACATGTTGATCGGGAGCATGTTAAAAGTGATACTTTTACAGCCAACGGATCTTCTTTAGg ACATTACCTTCATGTTGATACTagtttctttgaaaaagaatcTTGGTGGAAGCCCACTCTACTAGAAATATGTGATGAACAGGATAAGTCTTGTCAACATTTCTCTTTTCAATGTCATCGTACTGAATCTGGACAATGGAAACTTTGGGTATACTGTGTGGGAAGTTTAATAAAATCTCGTCTTTTTCAATATCAAATCATTCTAAGTCTTGGCTCAGAAGAGGTTCTTTATAGGGATCAAACAGTATATTTAGGGCAcacattagaaaatattattcactaTGGCTATGGATTATCGCTCTCTGATGAAGGAGCTAAACGTTTTTGGGACCCTAATGAAATGAAAATCCGTTTTCGAGTCGCAGTTTTCCGAAAAACTGAGAAAACAGAGTCTTCAtcctaa
- the ND-19 gene encoding NADH dehydrogenase [ubiquinone] 1 alpha subcomplex subunit 8, with the protein MVLTKDTFLPSTEELTIQEVPLGTPYLRAGAFHLGKTCEAVNNEFMLCRQETNDPRACLQEGKNVTNCSHNFFQKVKDTCASEFTTYAMCLEKSSNNFSFDQCRKTQESFDSCMERNNKMIRPYFGYFSLTRVHDSNRPKPVEERPKWMDDPKGVKSEDVPTDLPLETKRRHHSFSK; encoded by the exons ATGGTCCTAACTAAGGATACGTTTTTACCCAGCACTGAGGAGCTCACAATTCAAGAAGTTCCTCTGGGTACACCTTATCTCCGTGCCGGGGCTTTTCACCTTGGTAAGACCTGTGAAGCTGTCAATAATGAATTCATGCTATGTCGACAAGAAACAAATGATCCAAGAGCCTGTCTTCAAGAAGGAAAGAACGTCACTAATTGCtctcataacttttttcaaaag GTAAAGGATACATGCGCCTCAGAATTTACAACCTACGCAATGTGTCTCGAAAAATCCAgcaacaatttttcttttgatcaaTGCCGTAAAACTCAAGAATCCTTTGATTCATGCatggagagaaataataaaatgatacgTCCCTACTTTGGGTATTTCTCTCTTACTAGAGTTCACGATTCTAATAG ACCAAAACCTGTTGAAGAGCGTCCAAAATGGATGGATGATCCTAAAGGTGTCAAATCGGAGGATGTTCCCACGGATTTGCCTTTGGAAACCAAGAGAAGGCatcattcattttcaaaataa